In bacterium, one DNA window encodes the following:
- a CDS encoding VWA domain-containing protein, whose protein sequence is MMRFANPLFLLILVILPLLILYKHRRSSKPAALTFSDLGIVKEISPPRRVTYQALLTVLRVIALSFIILALARPQTGVKGEEIIKKGIDIILCLDTSRSMLAEDFKPKNRFEAARTAAVEFIKGRKSDRIGVVSFAGLSLTQAPLTLDYGALFEFLDKVEVGMTGSEGTAIGIGIMTSLSRLKESQAKSKVIILLTDGRNNTGEIDPLTAARAAASFGVKIYTIGAGSKGKAPYPINHPIFGKKYIWIDEDLDEETLSQIAKETGGLYFRATSSEGLSEIYKQIDKLEKTEIKVKEYMEYREIFPYFLGPGLAFILLEIGLAQTVLRKIP, encoded by the coding sequence ATGATGCGATTCGCTAATCCATTATTTTTATTAATCTTAGTGATTTTACCTCTCTTGATTTTATACAAGCACAGGAGGTCCTCAAAGCCTGCCGCCCTTACCTTTTCTGATCTGGGGATAGTGAAGGAGATCAGTCCCCCCAGACGAGTCACTTACCAGGCATTGCTTACGGTCCTGAGGGTGATTGCCCTCTCTTTTATCATCCTGGCCCTGGCCAGACCTCAGACCGGGGTAAAGGGTGAGGAGATCATAAAAAAGGGCATAGATATTATTCTGTGCCTGGACACCTCACGGTCTATGCTGGCCGAGGATTTCAAGCCTAAAAACAGGTTCGAGGCGGCCAGGACCGCGGCGGTAGAGTTCATTAAGGGAAGAAAAAGCGACCGTATTGGGGTGGTGTCTTTTGCCGGACTCAGTCTGACTCAAGCCCCTCTTACCCTGGACTACGGCGCGCTTTTTGAGTTTTTGGACAAAGTTGAGGTCGGCATGACCGGGAGCGAAGGCACCGCCATTGGGATAGGCATTATGACCTCTCTGAGCAGACTGAAGGAAAGCCAGGCTAAGAGCAAAGTTATTATTCTCTTGACCGACGGTCGAAATAACACCGGTGAGATCGACCCCCTTACGGCAGCCAGGGCAGCCGCCTCTTTTGGAGTCAAGATTTACACTATTGGAGCTGGTTCAAAAGGAAAGGCGCCTTATCCGATTAACCATCCTATCTTTGGAAAAAAATATATCTGGATCGATGAAGACCTGGATGAAGAAACCCTGTCTCAAATAGCTAAGGAAACCGGCGGTCTTTACTTCCGGGCTACCTCTTCTGAGGGACTTTCAGAAATATATAAACAGATTGATAAGCTGGAGAAGACTGAGATCAAGGTCAAAGAATATATGGAATACCGCGAGATATTCCCTTATTTCCTGGGGCCGGGGCTGGCCTTCATCCTTTTGGAGATCGGCCTGGCCCAGACCGTCTTGCGGAAGATACCATAA